One Mercurialis annua linkage group LG3, ddMerAnnu1.2, whole genome shotgun sequence DNA window includes the following coding sequences:
- the LOC126673791 gene encoding uncharacterized protein LOC126673791, translating to MADHHHHQHRPHRLAVPPRTTPFSTTTTTTTTTRPYPNYSHLSTPTPTPSKQRLSSLSSSKSKSKSSVSFLILLLFSLRSLYSLLPFLRSSPSFSLFPFSFLVSLLSFLLSLAFSFFPNYNQPIFSISSISPAQHKLLVTKSLLLGGVFLLRFQALRFCGTAALILAELSGSVAARFVTQVGKHQLANNGGKFSGFFALFIGLFLLSISWDRIDCFPFSTSFGFSVFPRENCVRFWSMLLPFSSGFLGCYERVSMNSGAIRQLGPKRVRLVSLFYTTLLLFIPALVSLTMFESGDDDVLIANFGWPLVNTVVFGVLLSENYYTEDKLVYSKDFQKEFLITFVCTVVLELFYFPELSLWGLLLCGLLLYIAVRKLDPLYWNYLQLGLESSESLSSSIMKPVRHILSERKSRKIALFLLINTAYMVVEFAAGFMSNSLGLISDACHMLFDCAALAIGLYASYISRLPANNQFNYGRGRFEVLSGYVNAVFLVLVGALIVLESFERILDPQEISTDSLLTVSIGGLLVNLVGLVFFHEEHHHAHGGSGSCSHSHSHSKSDSHSHQHHHHDHDHEGHDGKRHDCISVSHNCNEKTLASHSGHLEHHHCDHHHDDHNHTHDQNQSNHAHHHHDHSGHSHHHHDHELSSHAHTHHDSDSGSKQRNLISVEEESQKREHRHIDHNMEGIFLHVLADTMGSVGVVISTLLIKYKGWLVADPASSIFISVLIISSVIPLLRNSAEILLQRVPRAHEQDMRVAVKDTMKIKEVHGVQNLHFWSFTNTDVIGTMQLHVSAETDKASLKDRVSHIFHDAGVKDLTVQIECIK from the coding sequence tcaGTTTCATTTCTGATTCTCCTCCTCTTCTCCCTCCGCTCTCTCTACTCCCTCCTCCCATTCCTCCGCTCATCTCCGTCGTTCTCTCTCTTCCCTTTCTCCTTCCTCGTCTCCCTCCTCTCCTTCCTTCTCTCTCTAGCTTTCTCTTTTTTTCCCAATTACAATCAACCCATCTTCTCCATCTCTTCAATCTCACCCGCCCAACACAAGCTTTTAGTCACTAAATCTCTTCTCCTTGGTGGGGTTTTTCTCCTGAGATTTCAAGCTCTTCGCTTTTGCGGCACTGCTGCTCTCATTCTTGCTGAATTATCCGGTTCCGTCGCCGCCCGGTTCGTAACTCAAGTGGGTAAGCATCAATTGGCGAATAATGGTGGTAAATTTTCCGGGTTTTTTGCGCTTTTTATCGGGTTGTTTTTGTTATCCATCAGTTGGGATCGGATTGATTGCTTCCCATTTTCGACTTCTTTTGGATTTTCGGTGTTTCCTAGAGAGAATTGTGTTCGGTTTTGGTCTATGTTGTTACCGTTTTCGTCTGGGTTTTTAGGTTGTTATGAGCGTGTTTCCATGAACTCTGGCGCTATCAGACAGCTCGGTCCGAAACGGGTTAGATTGGTTTCTTTATTTTATACTACTTTGTTGCTGTTTATTCCTGCTTTAGTTAGTTTAACCATGTTTGAGAGTGGTGATGATGATGTTTTGATTGCGAATTTCGGTTGGCCTTTAGTTAATACTGTAGTTTTTGGAGTTCTTTTAAGTGAAAATTATTATACTGAAGATAAGTTGGTTTATTCTAAGGATTTTCAGAAAGAGTTTTTGATTACATTTGTTTGTACAGTTGTTTTGGAGTTGTTTTATTTCCCTGAGTTGTCTCTTTGGGGTCTTTTGTTATGTGGGCTACTGTTGTATATTGCTGTTAGAAAGTTGGATCCTCTTTATTGGAATTATCTTCAATTGGGATTGGAGTCGTCGGAGTCGCTTAGTTCTTCAATTATGAAGCCTGTTAGACATATTTTGAGCGAGAGAAAGTCTCGTAAGATTGCGCTCTTTTTGTTGATTAACACTGCTTACATGGTTGTCGAGTTTGCTGCTGGGTTTATGAGCAACAGCCTTGGATTGATTTCGGATGCTTGTCACATGTTGTTTGATTGTGCTGCGTTGGCAATTGGTTTATATGCTTCTTATATTTCTCGTTTGCCTGCGAACAATCAGTTTAATTATGGACGTGGGCGGTTTGAGGTTTTGTCAGGGTATGTTAATGCTGTTTTTCTGGTTCTTGTCGGGGCATTGATTGTGTTGGAGTCGTTTGAGAGAATTTTGGATCCGCAAGAGATATCAACTGATAGTTTGCTAACTGTTTCCATTGGAGGGCTTCTAGTAAATCTCGTTGGGCTGGTCTTTTTCCATGAGGAGCATCACCATGCCCATGGTGGGTCCGGATCATGCTCACATTCTCATTCCCATTCGAAGTCCGACTCTCATTCTCACCAGCATCACCATCACGACCATGATCATGAAGGTCATGATGGAAAACGTCATGACTGTATATCTGTTTCTCACAACTGCAATGAGAAGACATTGGCTAGCCACAGTGGTCATCTTGAACACCATCATTGTGACCACCACCATGATGACCATAACCATACTCATGATCAGAACCAAAGCAACCATGCTCACCATCATCACGATCACAGTGGCCACTCTCACCATCATCATGACCATGAATTATCCTCCCATGCTCACACTCATCACGACAGTGACAGTGGTTCCAAGCAGAGAAATTTGATATCCGTCGAAGAAGAATCTCAAAAACGGGAGCATCGCCATATTGATCACAATATGGAGGGAATATTTTTGCATGTTCTGGCAGACACAATGGGAAGTGTTGGAGTTGTTATATCTACCCTCCTGATAAAGTATAAAGGATGGCTTGTTGCTGATCCTGCCAGCTCAATATTCATTTCCGTTTTAATCATATCCTCTGTCATTCCGTTGCTCAGAAACTCCGCAGAAATTCTGCTTCAACGAGTTCCGAGGGCTCATGAGCAGGACATGAGAGTAGCTGTCAAAGATACTATGAAGATAAAGGAGGTACATGGCGTTCAGAATTTACATTTCTGGAGCTTTACGAACACAGATGTTATCGGTACAATGCAACTCCACGTCTCAGCAGAAACCGACAAGGCTTCATTAAAGGATCGGGTTTCACACATATTTCACGATGCAGGAGTCAAGGATTTGACAGTGCAGATAGAGTGCATCAAATGA